A stretch of Aedes aegypti strain LVP_AGWG chromosome 2, AaegL5.0 Primary Assembly, whole genome shotgun sequence DNA encodes these proteins:
- the LOC5575843 gene encoding probable 26S proteasome non-ATPase regulatory subunit 3 has protein sequence MVTQAAEPAPAIQDVEMESAEDVEAAKKDAELLTVQEIREHARQIDKAVASKEPRFILRVLRSLPNTRRKLSLVVVRSLAVQLFPAGAEREGIMAYIEDYPEGMQEPEMPRPRAAIKSPLPEVDAYFHLLLLVRLLDKNELAKAAKCSQDLMAKIVGQNRRSLDLIAAKSYFYHSRVAELNGDLESIRGFLHSRLRTATLRNDFEGQAVLINCLLRNYLHYSLYDQADKLVNKSVFPETASNNEWARFLYYLGRIKAAKLDYSAAHKHLVQALRKAPQQAAVGFRQTVQKLVIVVELLLGDIPERQVFRQSALRRSLGPYFQLTQAVRMGNLQRFGEVLENFGDQFRQDHTFTLIIRLRHNVIKTAIRSIGLSYSRISPQDIARKLGLDSHEDAEFIVAKAIRDGVIEATLDPEKGYMRSKESTDIYSTREPQLAFHQRITFCLDLHNQSVKAMRYPPKSYGKELESAEERREREQQDLELAKEMAEEDDDGY, from the coding sequence ATGGTAACCCAAGCAGCGGAACCTGCTCCGGCCATCCAGGATGTGGAAATGGAGAGTGCCGAAGATGTGGAAGCAGCGAAAAAGGACGCAGAACTGCTGACGGTGCAGGAGATTCGTGAACACGCAAGGCAGATCGACAAAGCGGTCGCCAGTAAGGAACCGAGGTTTATTCTGCGTGTGCTGAGGTCACTTCCGAACACCCGCCGGAAGCTGAGTTTGGTGGTGGTGAGGTCATTGGCTGTGCAGTTGTTCCCAGCTGGGGCCGAACGGGAGGGAATCATGGCGTATATCGAGGACTATCCGGAGGGAATGCAGGAACCGGAGATGCCCAGACCGAGGGCCGCTATCAAGAGTCCCCTACCCGAGGTTGACGCTTATTTCCATTTGCTTTTGTTGGTGAGACTTTTGGACAAGAATGAACTGGCCAAGGCGGCCAAGTGTTCCCAGGACTTGATGGCCAAAATCGTTGGACAGAACAGAAGGTCTTTGGATTTGATTGCTGCCAAGAGCTACTTCTATCATTCAAGGGTAGCTGAGCTGAATGGGGATTTGGAAAGCATTCGAGGATTCTTGCATTCGAGACTGAGAACTGCTACGCTGAGGAACGATTTCGAAGGCCAAGCGGTGCTGATTAACTGTCTGTTGCGCAACTATTTACACTATTCGCTGTATGACCAGGCGGATAAACTGGTCAACAAATCCGTTTTCCCCGAAACGGCTAGCAATAATGAATGGGCTCGTTTCCTGTACTATTTGGGGCGCATAAAGGCTGCCAAGTTGGATTACAGTGCTGCTCATAAGCATTTGGTGCAAGCTCTGCGCAAAGCTCCCCAGCAAGCAGCCGTTGGTTTTCGTCAAACCGTTCAAAAGTTGGTCATCGTCGTTGAGCTCCTCCTGGGAGATATTCCGGAGAGACAGGTCTTCCGACAGTCCGCCTTGCGCCGTTCTTTAGGACCATACTTCCAGCTGACTCAAGCCGTTCGCATGGGAAATTTGCAACGCTTCGGAGAAGTCCTAGAAAATTTTGGCGACCAGTTCCGCCAGGATCACACTTTTACTTTGATTATCCGTCTCCGTCATAACGTCATCAAAACGGCTATCCGCTCGATTGGACTGTCCTACAGTCGTATCAGCCCTCAGGACATTGCCCGTAAGTTGGGACTAGATTCGCACGAGGATGCCGAATTTATCGTGGCCAAGGCCATCCGTGACGGAGTCATTGAGGCCACTTTGGACCCGGAGAAAGGATACATGCGCAGCAAGGAAAGCACGGACATTTACTCGACCCGTGAACCGCAGCTGGCGTTCCATCAACGCATCACTTTCTGCCTGGATTTGCACAACCAGAGCGTGAAGGCCATGCGATATCCACCGAAGTCCTACGGGAAGGAACTGGAGAGTGCCGAGGAACGTCGCGAACGCGAACAGCAAGACCTGGAATTGGCTAAGGAGATGGCCGAGGAGGACGATGACGGTTACTAA
- the LOC5579229 gene encoding calcium load-activated calcium channel, which produces MWSDTLLIVFISVCTAFLGEGLTWLMVYRTEKYQKLKGEVEKQSKKLEKRKETHGDSLDKSHKKKIERDEEKLKNNNRDLSLVKMKSMFATGFAFTALLSMFNSIFDGRIVARLPFTPISWIQGLSHRNLPGDDYTECSFIFLYILCTMSIRQNIQKLLGFAPSRAASKQAGGLFGPTPGQFK; this is translated from the exons ATGTGGTCCGACACTTTGCTGATCGTTTTCATATCCGTGTGCACAGCATTCCTCGGTGAAG GATTAACCTGGCTGATGGTCTACCGGACAGAGAAGTACCAGAAACTGAAGGGCGAAGTTGAGAAACAGAGCAAGAAGT TGGAGAAACGAAAGGAAACTCACGGCGATTCGCTGGACAAGTCGCACAAGAAGAAAATCGAACGCGATGAGGAgaagctcaagaacaacaaccGGGATCTGTCGCTTGTCAAAATGAAGTCCATGTTTGCGACGGGTTTTGCCTTCACGGCACTGCTCAGCATGTTCAATAGCAT CTTCGACGGCCGCATAGTGGCTCGATTACCGTTCACTCCCATCTCCTGGATCCAGGGCCTGAGTCATCGCAACCTGCCCGGGGACGACTACACCGAGTGTTCCTTCATCTTCCTGTACATCCTGTGTACGATGTCCATTCGCCAGAACATTCAGAAGCTGCTGGGATTCGCCCCGTCGCGAGCGGCAAGCAAGCAAGCTGGTGGCCTCTTCGGACCCACTCCGGGACAGTTTAAATAG